One part of the Nematostella vectensis chromosome 8, jaNemVect1.1, whole genome shotgun sequence genome encodes these proteins:
- the LOC116620272 gene encoding uncharacterized protein LOC116620272: MEAWPEPTPLITSALRADWTWLGRRYGLATTFLIISLWCLFILAKDRRTYPRKLHALFMNLLLLFVSICRAATLLADPLARTHPPAAFITYKIFHGIASICVVSAYSVLLLILLETTSLRIAPSRIQKLHVLLAATAANILYLVVAYLVVLDRPNLKLLVLICHVVMGVWGIVVCVGYIVTGGRLYRNLYPSRELTSSDSFFLREARGMKKFGVMLGLASLDGAALFTVRIYYATSGYGVLNGSGAVEFLPWYSFDVSITLMEILLCVLIFTIALKAGTRRQSARVSNVQNRTATTEQLKMRTRAVTSSAVEAAEVVANPVATRLDHVV, encoded by the coding sequence ATGGAAGCTTGGCCAGAGCCTACGCCTTTAATTACCTCCGCACTTAGGGCCGACTGGACATGGCTAGGTAGACGTTATGGCCTTGCTACAACTTTCCTAATCATCTCGCTATGGTGTCTCTTCATACTCGCTAAGGACCGCCGTACGTATCCACGCAAACTTCACGCGCTTTTCATGAATCTCTTGCTCCTCTTCGTGTCTATTTGCCGCGCGGCCACGTTGCTCGCGGACCCCCTCGCGCGTACACACCCACCCGCCGCATTCATCACGTACAAGATTTTCCATGGTATCGCGTCCATCTGTGTGGTATCTGCGTACAGTGTACTGCTGTTGATCCTCCTGGAGACCACAAGTTTAAGGATCGCGCCTTCAAGAATCCAGAAGCTCCACGTCTTGCTTGCGGCGACCGCTGCAAACATTCTCTACCTCGTCGTCGCTTACCTCGTGGTCCTTGATCGCCCAAACCTTAAACTGCTGGTGCTAATATGCCATGTCGTGATGGGGGTATGGGGTATCGTCGTCTGCGTGGGGTATATCGTCACCGGCGGACGGCTCTACCGAAATCTGTACCCATCGCGCGAACTCACCTCTAGTGATAGCTTTTTTCTTCGTGAGGCCCGTGGCATGAAAAAGTTCGGGGTCATGTTGGGGTTAGCCTCGCTAGACGGTGCAGCTTTGTTTACTGTGAGGATCTATTATGCTACAAGTGGTTACGGTGTATTGAACGGGTCTGGGGCGGTAGAGTTTTTGCCCTGGTATTCTTTCGATGTCAGCATCACGCTTATGGAGATTTTGCTTTGTGTCCTGATTTTCACGATTGCGCTCAAGGCGGGCACGAGACGTCAAAGCGCGCGGGTTTCAAACGTGCAGAACAGGACGGCGACCACAGAGCAGTTGAAGATGAGAACACGTGCTGTGACAAGCTCAGCTGTGGAGGCTGCCGAGGTCGTGGCTAACCCTGTCGCGACACGCCTGGACCATGTGGTCTAG